The following coding sequences lie in one Stenotrophomonas rhizophila genomic window:
- a CDS encoding YceI family protein, with protein sequence MIQRLTLALLLCTAPWAAHAAPDTYRLDPVHTRVLFAVEHAGFSHALGTVSGSEGVLVFDPQDWRTATLSVSVPIQRLDLGDEKWNTATLARNLLDAERFPQARFVSTRVEPIDDTHANVTGQLTLHGVTAEVTLAVTLNALKRHPLPPFRRTAGFSATATLSRSAFGVSGWPSMIGDAVDLRIEAEAVRDRNAADPADTPPVDATGTPVPRDDSQVPSPPPVEETTP encoded by the coding sequence ATGATCCAGCGCCTGACCCTTGCCCTGCTGCTGTGCACTGCCCCCTGGGCAGCGCATGCCGCGCCCGATACCTACCGCCTGGATCCGGTCCACACCCGCGTGCTGTTCGCGGTGGAACACGCCGGCTTCTCCCACGCGCTGGGCACGGTGTCCGGCAGCGAAGGCGTGCTGGTGTTCGATCCGCAGGACTGGCGGACCGCCACCCTCAGTGTGAGCGTTCCGATCCAGCGGCTGGACCTGGGCGATGAAAAATGGAACACGGCTACCCTGGCGCGCAACCTGCTGGATGCCGAGCGCTTCCCGCAGGCCCGGTTCGTCTCGACCCGGGTCGAGCCCATCGACGATACCCACGCCAACGTAACCGGCCAGCTGACCCTGCACGGCGTCACCGCCGAGGTCACCCTGGCGGTCACCCTCAACGCCCTCAAGCGTCACCCGCTGCCCCCGTTCCGCCGCACCGCGGGTTTCTCCGCCACCGCCACGCTCAGCCGCAGCGCGTTCGGCGTATCTGGCTGGCCGTCGATGATCGGCGACGCGGTGGACCTGCGGATCGAAGCGGAAGCCGTTCGCGACAGAAACGCCGCCGATCCGGCCGATACGCCGCCGGTCGATGCCACGGGAACTCCCGTGCCGCGCGACGACTCCCAGGTTCCATCCCCACCGCCGGTCGAGGAGACCACGCCATGA
- a CDS encoding hybrid sensor histidine kinase/response regulator: protein MAMGTRGCCAGIVLLVLALCLVPAAAWAAETTAGSSAETPRMRRLGAADGMPSRMVLALAQDRQGYIWAATDDGLARVDGVGLRVWRHDPADPGSIPGNEVETLLVDPMDRVWVGVNGVGLSMLAPGRAAFQHFTDLNARCDGQFWSLAYAAKSLWIGTNRHGICRRGEDGSLVQYHADPNDPTSLPDDTIYTMLADPKGHVWVGTGSGVARWDGQRFHRIAPALLGGKSVFRLTREPDGTVWAGTEGGLFRIDADGSVRKAPWTLSADVRAATVIHDRNGGYWLGTADGLYRGDAAGVHLLAGDAGSGFLTARSGVLDMLQDHEGGLWVAMLTQGLAYLPPGWKRFSTWYQLDGKPLDSVYLLSAAAAGNDFYIGGAHGIYQLDAQGTLRQIADDTQVGVGAIWSVLPRADGALWIGRGGRLGLYQPRTGQLREWKIGGGSDVRQRIDLIRQAPNGELWLSVMSLGIQRRDAQGNLLDTIRIEEGRGLTENPVEQMLFDPRGQLWIMGDMGLLRWNEDRFEQVPGISRGSIYDITWTSPGDVWLARNGALERYSWDGLSMTLRERVGAAQGLPAVSMGGVVTGRQGQVWATTPRGLVRWDGAQRRLRVYGERDGLPDVEFSGRPPVRAANGRMLAVTATGLVGFDPDAADVPLPPSQLVIDNVQVRRDDAEGQQSLPPDAPIVLGPQDRDLIITARLLSFANPQGNRYRYRVSGYDQNWVMQAADGERLLSRLPSGHYAIDVQAATPQGQWTPSRTLSVEVLPPWWRSSWAILGYLLLWLLLVAVVVYVARVRLRRRQQWQLTVHKQQIAEQASQAKSQFLATLGHEVRTPMTGVLGMSELLLATPLDELQRGYAASIQHAGTHLLRLVNDALDLARIEAGRLELDIRPFDLMSMLAQVQALMEPMAHHRGLAFERSFNLPGPILVSGDEMRVRQILMNLLGNAIKFTERGHVSLGAELIDGGMGIIFEVADTGPGINTDQQQRLFHRFEQADGPRTASRYGGSGLGLAICQELAVAMGGRIDIDSRLGHGARFSVQLPLPWTQQQGNVASHASDAARIQLPPLRLLLVEDDPTVADVIAGLLQARGHEVVHVLHGLAALSEVAAGRFDAGLLDLDLPALDGIAIAGQLRAMGYELPLIAVTARSDAYAEQQVLEGGFDGFLRKPVTGDLLIDAIAKARALRQRES, encoded by the coding sequence ATGGCGATGGGAACGCGTGGCTGCTGCGCGGGCATCGTGCTGCTGGTACTGGCACTGTGCCTGGTGCCGGCGGCGGCATGGGCCGCAGAAACAACGGCTGGATCATCGGCAGAAACGCCGCGCATGCGTCGCCTCGGCGCTGCCGACGGCATGCCGTCGCGCATGGTGTTGGCGCTGGCACAGGATCGCCAGGGCTACATATGGGCAGCCACCGACGACGGCCTGGCACGCGTGGATGGCGTGGGCCTGCGGGTCTGGCGGCACGACCCGGCCGACCCCGGCTCGATTCCCGGCAACGAGGTGGAAACCCTGCTGGTGGACCCCATGGACCGCGTGTGGGTGGGGGTGAACGGCGTCGGCCTGAGCATGTTGGCCCCCGGGCGTGCGGCGTTCCAGCATTTCACCGACCTCAATGCCCGCTGCGATGGCCAGTTCTGGTCGCTGGCCTATGCGGCCAAGTCGCTGTGGATCGGCACCAACCGGCACGGCATCTGCCGGCGGGGCGAAGACGGCAGCCTGGTGCAGTACCACGCCGATCCCAACGATCCCACCAGCCTGCCCGATGACACCATTTACACGATGCTGGCCGACCCGAAGGGGCATGTGTGGGTGGGCACCGGTAGTGGCGTGGCCCGCTGGGACGGACAGCGCTTCCATCGCATCGCACCGGCATTGCTGGGCGGCAAGAGCGTGTTCCGCCTGACCCGCGAACCCGATGGCACCGTGTGGGCCGGCACCGAAGGCGGCCTGTTCCGCATTGATGCCGATGGCAGCGTGCGCAAGGCGCCGTGGACGCTCAGCGCCGATGTGCGGGCGGCCACCGTCATCCATGACCGCAACGGCGGCTATTGGCTGGGAACGGCCGATGGCCTGTACCGCGGCGACGCGGCCGGCGTGCACCTGCTGGCCGGCGACGCCGGTAGCGGCTTCCTGACCGCGCGCAGTGGCGTGCTGGACATGTTGCAGGACCACGAAGGCGGACTGTGGGTGGCCATGCTGACCCAGGGGCTGGCCTACCTGCCACCGGGATGGAAGCGCTTTTCCACCTGGTACCAGCTGGATGGGAAGCCGCTGGACAGTGTCTACCTGCTGAGCGCCGCCGCGGCCGGCAATGATTTCTACATCGGCGGTGCGCACGGCATCTACCAGCTGGACGCGCAGGGCACGCTGCGCCAGATCGCCGACGATACGCAGGTGGGCGTGGGCGCCATCTGGTCGGTGCTGCCGCGCGCCGATGGCGCGCTGTGGATCGGTCGGGGCGGGCGGCTGGGCCTGTACCAGCCACGTACCGGCCAGCTGCGCGAGTGGAAGATCGGCGGCGGTTCGGATGTACGTCAGCGCATCGATCTGATCCGCCAGGCACCCAACGGTGAGCTGTGGCTGTCGGTCATGAGCCTGGGCATCCAGCGACGCGATGCGCAGGGCAACCTGCTGGACACCATCCGCATTGAAGAAGGCCGCGGGCTGACCGAGAACCCGGTCGAGCAGATGCTGTTCGACCCGCGCGGGCAGCTCTGGATCATGGGCGACATGGGCCTGCTGCGCTGGAACGAGGACCGCTTCGAGCAGGTCCCGGGCATCTCCCGGGGCAGCATCTACGACATCACCTGGACCAGTCCCGGCGACGTCTGGCTGGCGCGCAACGGCGCGCTGGAGCGGTACAGCTGGGACGGCCTGAGCATGACCCTGCGCGAGCGCGTGGGTGCTGCGCAGGGTTTGCCGGCGGTATCGATGGGCGGGGTGGTCACCGGCCGTCAGGGCCAGGTCTGGGCCACCACGCCGCGCGGGCTGGTGCGCTGGGATGGCGCGCAGCGCCGGTTGCGCGTCTACGGTGAGCGCGACGGGCTGCCCGACGTGGAATTCAGTGGCCGGCCGCCGGTGCGTGCGGCCAACGGGCGGATGCTGGCAGTGACCGCGACGGGGCTGGTCGGCTTCGACCCGGATGCCGCCGATGTGCCGCTGCCGCCCTCGCAGCTGGTGATCGACAACGTGCAGGTACGCCGCGACGACGCCGAAGGCCAGCAGTCGCTGCCACCGGATGCGCCGATCGTGCTGGGGCCGCAGGACCGCGACCTGATCATCACCGCACGGCTGTTGTCCTTCGCCAATCCGCAGGGCAACCGCTATCGCTACCGCGTGTCCGGCTACGACCAGAACTGGGTGATGCAGGCAGCCGATGGCGAACGCCTGCTGTCGCGCCTGCCCTCCGGCCACTATGCCATCGACGTGCAGGCGGCCACGCCGCAGGGGCAGTGGACGCCCTCGCGTACGCTGAGCGTGGAAGTGCTGCCGCCCTGGTGGCGCAGCAGCTGGGCGATTCTGGGCTATCTGCTGCTGTGGCTGCTGCTGGTGGCCGTGGTGGTGTACGTGGCACGCGTGCGCCTGCGCCGTCGCCAGCAATGGCAGCTGACCGTGCACAAGCAGCAGATCGCGGAGCAGGCATCGCAGGCCAAGAGCCAGTTCCTGGCCACGCTGGGCCACGAAGTGCGCACGCCGATGACCGGCGTGCTGGGCATGAGCGAACTGCTGCTGGCCACGCCGCTGGATGAACTGCAGCGTGGCTATGCGGCCTCGATCCAGCATGCCGGCACGCACCTGCTGCGGCTGGTCAACGATGCGCTGGACCTGGCCCGTATCGAAGCCGGTCGCCTGGAACTGGACATCCGTCCGTTCGACCTGATGTCGATGCTGGCCCAGGTGCAGGCGCTGATGGAGCCGATGGCGCACCACCGTGGCCTGGCGTTCGAGCGCAGTTTCAATCTGCCCGGCCCGATCCTGGTCAGTGGCGACGAAATGCGCGTGCGGCAGATCCTGATGAACCTGCTGGGCAATGCGATCAAATTCACCGAGCGCGGGCACGTAAGCCTGGGCGCCGAGCTGATCGATGGCGGCATGGGCATCATTTTCGAGGTCGCCGACACCGGGCCGGGCATCAACACCGATCAGCAGCAGCGCCTGTTCCATCGCTTCGAACAGGCCGATGGCCCGCGTACCGCATCGCGCTATGGCGGAAGCGGGCTGGGCCTGGCGATCTGCCAGGAACTGGCGGTGGCGATGGGCGGGCGTATCGACATCGACAGCCGGCTTGGCCATGGCGCACGGTTCAGCGTGCAGCTGCCGCTGCCGTGGACGCAGCAGCAGGGCAACGTCGCCAGCCACGCGTCGGACGCCGCGCGGATCCAGTTGCCGCCCTTGCGACTGCTGCTGGTGGAAGACGACCCGACCGTGGCCGATGTGATTGCCGGCCTGCTGCAGGCGCGTGGCCACGAGGTGGTGCACGTGCTGCACGGATTGGCCGCGTTGTCGGAAGTGGCTGCGGGCCGCTTCGATGCGGGGCTGCTTGATCTGGACCTGCCGGCGCTGGACGGCATCGCCATCGCGGGCCAGCTCCGTGCCATGGGCTATGAGTTGCCGCTGATCGCCGTCACGGCACGGTCGGATGCCTACGCCGAACAGCAGGTGCTGGAGGGCGGTTTCGACGGCTTCCTGCGCAAGCCGGTGACCGGTGACCTGCTCATCGATGCCATTGCCAAGGCGCGTGCACTGCGTCAGCGAGAGAGCTGA
- a CDS encoding cytochrome b, whose product MTAKNTATRWGGVSQTLHWVIALLILAMGILGLTMGEFPKTPKYFWIYTLHKSVGITVLALVVARLGWRLYAGAPTPVPGTPTWQERIASATHWLLYVLMFALPLSGWLYDSASGLRPFRWFGLVNVPKLSGPDERTTQLSHAIHEWGFWLLIAVVLAHAGAALYHHFYQRDATLARMLPQRWLASPQKD is encoded by the coding sequence ATGACTGCCAAGAACACCGCGACCCGCTGGGGCGGCGTCAGCCAGACCCTGCACTGGGTGATCGCCCTGCTGATCCTGGCCATGGGCATCCTGGGCCTGACCATGGGCGAGTTCCCCAAGACGCCCAAGTACTTCTGGATCTACACGCTGCACAAGTCGGTGGGCATCACTGTGCTGGCGCTGGTGGTGGCCCGGCTGGGCTGGCGCCTGTACGCCGGCGCCCCGACCCCGGTGCCCGGCACGCCGACCTGGCAGGAACGCATCGCCTCGGCCACGCATTGGCTGCTGTACGTGCTGATGTTCGCCCTTCCGCTGTCGGGTTGGCTGTACGACTCGGCCAGCGGGCTGCGCCCGTTCCGCTGGTTCGGGCTGGTCAACGTGCCCAAGCTCAGCGGTCCGGATGAACGCACCACGCAGCTGTCCCATGCCATCCACGAATGGGGCTTCTGGCTGCTTATCGCGGTGGTGCTGGCCCACGCCGGCGCCGCGCTTTACCACCATTTTTACCAACGCGATGCCACCCTTGCGCGCATGCTGCCGCAGCGCTGGCTTGCCTCCCCCCAGAAGGACTGA